A genomic segment from Pararge aegeria chromosome 15, ilParAegt1.1, whole genome shotgun sequence encodes:
- the LOC120630008 gene encoding circadian clock-controlled protein daywake-like — protein MLKIISFLSLVLGCYSSSAPFITPCKPGDSACLIASANSAIAAFADGVPALGIKPIDPLQIPLIKSDHAGLKLVFRDSTLTGLKNCNVESVKHDAAKQKQSITLKCSAVLTGKYTLDGKLLILPVQGNGPFSIEIRDVVIKAIMDLATVTGKDGLPHWHIAKWRHSYKVLTGAKFDFQKLFNGNKALSEPVIEFANNQWRDVMAEVAPPVVEAMVSELIAQVENMYAAVPASELA, from the exons ATGTTGAAGATTATATCTTTTCTGAGTTTAGTGCTCGGCTGTTATTCTAGCTCTG CGCCCTTCATAACACCATGCAAGCCCGGCGACTCCGCCTGCCTGATCGCCTCAGCCAACAGCGCGATCGCCGCGTTCGCAGACGGCGTACCCgcgctgggaatcaaacccatagACCCGCTACAGATCCCTCTCATCAAGAGCGACCACGCAGGCCTCAAGCTGGTCTTCAGGGACTCCACTCTCACCGGCCTCAAGAACTGCAACGTAGAAAGTGTAAA ACACGACGCGGCCAAGCAGAAGCAGTCCATCACTCTAAAGTGTAGCGCGGTGCTGACCGGGAAGTATACCCTGGACGGGAAGTTGCTCATCCTGCCCGTGCAAGGAAACGGTCCCTTCTCTATCGAAATAC GTGACGTCGTAATCAAAGCGATCATGGACTTGGCAACTGTGACCGGCAAGGATGGGCTCCCGCACTGGCACATCGCCAAGTGGCGTCATTCCTACAAAGTTCTCACTGGCGCCAAGTTCGATTTCCAAAAACTTTTCAACGGAAACAAGGCTCTTA gtGAACCTGTAATAGAGTTTGCAAATAACCAGTGGAGGGACGTTATGGCAGAAGTGGCGCCACCAGTCGTCGAGGCCATGGTATCGGAGCTGATAGCCCAAGTTGAGAATATGTATGCCGCTGTGCCAGCTTCCGAACTCGCTTAG